The following proteins come from a genomic window of Flavobacterium crocinum:
- a CDS encoding helix-turn-helix domain-containing protein gives MNIKPIKTEQDYNLALERANSLFDAKPDTPEGDELDILVTLIEKYEEIHYPIPEPDPIEAIKFMMEQNGLTDADLGVILNSRSRVSELFNRKRALTIKQIRVLNEKLHIPASTLIKEYVLNQ, from the coding sequence ATGAATATAAAGCCAATAAAAACAGAGCAAGATTACAATCTAGCCTTGGAAAGAGCTAATTCTCTTTTTGATGCAAAACCTGATACACCTGAAGGAGATGAGCTCGATATTCTAGTTACATTAATAGAAAAATATGAAGAGATTCATTATCCTATTCCCGAACCCGATCCAATTGAAGCTATTAAGTTTATGATGGAACAAAATGGTTTAACTGATGCCGATTTGGGAGTCATTCTAAATAGTCGTTCCAGAGTTTCAGAATTGTTTAATCGTAAAAGAGCGTTGACAATAAAACAAATTAGAGTTCTTAATGAAAAACTTCATATTCCCGCCTCGACCTTAATTAAAGAATATGTTTTGAATCAATAA